In Blastopirellula sp. J2-11, a single genomic region encodes these proteins:
- a CDS encoding ExbD/TolR family protein, which produces MNLETDNQPLDVVLSGSGKIFINGVEALLDAHLRRLCARASCARSVRIFAGEECRFDHVAEIFRVCRQWGVAEVSLAS; this is translated from the coding sequence ATGAATCTGGAAACTGACAATCAACCGCTCGACGTCGTCTTATCGGGGTCGGGGAAAATCTTCATCAACGGAGTGGAAGCGCTGCTCGACGCGCACTTGCGCCGTCTCTGTGCACGAGCCAGCTGCGCTCGTAGCGTACGGATCTTTGCTGGCGAAGAATGCCGCTTTGATCACGTAGCCGAGATCTTCCGCGTCTGTCGCCAATGGGGCGTGGCGGAAGTTTCGCTCGCCAGCTAA
- a CDS encoding sugar phosphate isomerase/epimerase family protein, whose protein sequence is MYRSRREFLSAAAAVAALAPLSRTTSAEEPAAAEAALAQRKIANRIAVSTYSFWQFRHEHLRDVEKCITLSAEMGFDAVEILHRQMTNETPAYLQKLKRTALVNGVDLCGFSTHQGFLSPDKEKRQKNIDETIRYIRMAYEMGIPTMRVNTGTWGTSKDFDDLMAHRGIEQPIDGYTDEDGFQWVIDSLEKCLPEAEKCGVLLGLENHWGLGRTPEGVLRIVDAIDNPWLQVTLDTGNFLEDPYDRLALMAPKTVYVQAKTYIGGGLWYSLDLDYPRIAKLLQQQSYRGYVSLEFEGREDPLIGIPQSLSLLRSAFA, encoded by the coding sequence ATGTACCGTTCGAGACGCGAATTCCTGTCTGCCGCCGCGGCCGTCGCCGCTCTTGCTCCACTCAGCCGAACCACGTCCGCAGAGGAACCTGCCGCCGCCGAAGCCGCATTGGCCCAGAGAAAGATCGCCAATCGCATCGCTGTCTCGACCTACTCGTTCTGGCAATTCCGACACGAGCATCTCCGCGACGTCGAGAAGTGCATCACCCTGTCGGCCGAAATGGGTTTTGACGCCGTCGAGATCTTGCATCGCCAGATGACCAACGAGACGCCCGCCTATCTGCAGAAGCTGAAACGGACGGCGCTGGTCAACGGAGTCGATCTCTGCGGCTTCTCGACCCACCAAGGTTTCCTCTCGCCCGACAAAGAGAAACGTCAGAAAAACATCGACGAGACCATTCGCTACATCCGCATGGCGTACGAAATGGGAATCCCAACGATGCGGGTCAACACCGGCACTTGGGGAACCAGCAAAGACTTTGATGACCTGATGGCGCATCGCGGAATCGAGCAGCCGATTGACGGCTACACCGACGAAGATGGCTTCCAATGGGTGATCGACAGTCTGGAGAAATGCTTGCCGGAAGCCGAAAAGTGCGGCGTGTTGCTAGGGTTGGAAAACCACTGGGGCTTAGGTCGAACCCCGGAAGGCGTGCTGCGCATCGTCGACGCGATCGATAACCCCTGGCTGCAGGTCACCTTGGACACCGGCAATTTCCTGGAAGATCCCTACGACCGTCTAGCTCTGATGGCGCCCAAGACGGTCTATGTCCAGGCCAAAACCTATATCGGCGGTGGTCTTTGGTACAGTTTGGACTTGGACTATCCACGGATCGCAAAGCTTTTGCAGCAGCAGAGTTACCGCGGTTATGTCTCGCTCGAGTTTGAAGGCCGAGAAGACCCCCTGATTGGAATTCCCCAAAGTTTATCGCTTCTTCGCAGCGCTTTCGCCTAA
- a CDS encoding inositol-3-phosphate synthase, translated as MARSRVGIWLIGARGGVAATTIVGLAALRRGLVDTVGLVSELPQFAELGLATWDNLVIGGHEIRNVTLYDAAQQLVDVSRALDPRLVVAVKEDLDAIDANIKDGTLLNVGAKIAGLAKDELREKKETPRQAISRIQADISAFAKQHELADVIVINVSSTEPPFDDSKLPTSWNELAPLLETGECHLPASSLYGAAALELGFPYVNFTPSVGTAIPALCDLAEQKKTCHMGHDGKTGETLLKSTLAPMFAHRNLQVMSWVGHNIFGNMDATVLDDPENKKTKATSKDRLLGEIFGYHPQTLVTIEKIDSMGDWKTAWDHIHFKGFLGTPMVMQFTWQGADSLLAAPLVIDLARFAELAHRRGETGLLTSLACFFKSPLGTNQNDFAKQFDMLEAWTKS; from the coding sequence ATGGCACGTTCTCGAGTCGGTATTTGGCTTATTGGAGCTCGCGGCGGCGTCGCCGCGACCACGATCGTTGGCTTGGCTGCGTTGCGCCGCGGATTGGTCGATACGGTTGGTCTGGTCAGCGAACTGCCGCAGTTTGCTGAACTTGGTTTGGCGACTTGGGACAATCTGGTCATCGGCGGGCACGAGATCCGCAACGTCACTTTGTACGATGCGGCCCAGCAGTTGGTCGACGTCAGCCGTGCGCTTGACCCGCGTCTGGTCGTCGCGGTGAAAGAAGACCTCGATGCGATCGACGCCAATATCAAAGATGGCACGCTGCTGAATGTCGGCGCCAAAATCGCCGGACTCGCAAAAGATGAGCTGCGCGAAAAGAAAGAGACGCCGCGGCAAGCGATCAGCCGCATCCAGGCCGACATCTCCGCGTTCGCCAAACAGCACGAACTCGCCGACGTCATCGTGATCAACGTTTCGTCGACCGAACCTCCCTTTGACGACAGCAAGCTGCCGACCAGTTGGAACGAATTGGCTCCGCTGTTGGAAACCGGCGAATGCCATCTGCCGGCGAGCAGCCTATATGGCGCCGCGGCGCTGGAGCTCGGTTTTCCTTACGTGAACTTCACGCCGTCGGTCGGCACCGCCATCCCGGCGCTTTGCGATTTGGCCGAGCAAAAGAAAACCTGCCACATGGGGCACGACGGCAAGACCGGCGAGACGCTGCTCAAAAGCACGCTCGCGCCGATGTTCGCTCATCGCAACCTGCAAGTGATGAGCTGGGTCGGCCACAATATCTTCGGCAACATGGACGCCACCGTGTTGGATGATCCCGAGAACAAAAAGACCAAAGCGACCAGCAAAGATCGTCTGCTAGGCGAGATCTTCGGCTACCATCCGCAAACGCTGGTCACGATTGAGAAGATCGACAGCATGGGGGACTGGAAGACCGCTTGGGATCATATTCACTTTAAAGGATTCCTCGGCACGCCGATGGTGATGCAATTCACCTGGCAAGGCGCCGATTCGCTGTTGGCCGCTCCGTTGGTGATCGACCTGGCCCGCTTCGCCGAACTCGCCCATCGCCGCGGAGAAACAGGCTTGCTGACTTCGCTCGCTTGCTTCTTCAAGTCTCCGCTGGGGACAAATCAAAATGATTTCGCCAAGCAGTTTGACATGCTTGAGGCCTGGACGAAAAGCTAG
- a CDS encoding amino acid aminotransferase, with protein MFQNVQTAPPDSILGLNEAFRKDSNPEKINLSVGVFKDSSGVTPVLDCVKEAERRLISEEKTKSYLPIDGRPEYCRLVRELMLGGDHEIVTSARGVTVQTPGGTGGLRVAADFLAKNFPGRKVWLSQPTWPNHPNIFAAAGIETAGYPYFDKAANGLAFAEMMTALENIPTGDVVLLHGCCHNPSGIDPTADQWRSIAELVHRRELLPLVDFAYQGFGDGLCEDAVGLAALSQPGKELLVCSSFSKNFGLYNERVGALTAVAPDAEAAQAVLSQLKNTIRSNYSNPPTHGGAIVETVLADPKLRAQWETELSTMRDRINGMRTLLVETMKATGVERDFSFIADQKGMFSFSGLTPVQVDELRNKFAIYIVGSGRINVAGISESNVGKLCAAIKAVL; from the coding sequence ATGTTTCAGAACGTTCAAACTGCGCCTCCCGACTCCATTCTGGGCCTCAACGAGGCGTTTCGAAAAGATTCCAACCCCGAAAAGATCAATCTTAGCGTCGGGGTTTTTAAGGATTCTAGCGGCGTAACGCCGGTTCTGGATTGTGTGAAAGAGGCCGAACGACGCCTGATTAGCGAAGAAAAAACAAAGTCCTACCTGCCGATCGACGGGCGACCCGAGTATTGTCGCCTGGTTCGCGAGCTGATGCTGGGCGGCGATCATGAGATCGTCACCTCGGCACGCGGCGTGACGGTGCAAACCCCCGGCGGGACGGGCGGACTGCGCGTCGCCGCTGACTTTCTCGCCAAAAATTTTCCGGGGCGCAAAGTCTGGCTCAGCCAACCAACCTGGCCCAATCACCCCAATATTTTCGCCGCCGCCGGGATCGAAACGGCCGGATATCCTTATTTCGACAAAGCGGCCAACGGCTTGGCCTTTGCCGAAATGATGACGGCGCTCGAAAACATTCCGACCGGCGATGTCGTGCTGCTGCATGGTTGTTGTCACAACCCCAGCGGCATTGATCCGACCGCCGATCAGTGGCGCTCGATCGCCGAACTTGTCCATCGGCGCGAGTTGTTGCCGTTGGTCGACTTCGCCTATCAAGGTTTTGGCGACGGGTTGTGTGAAGACGCCGTCGGTCTGGCGGCGCTCAGCCAACCGGGCAAAGAGTTGTTGGTTTGCAGTTCGTTCAGTAAGAACTTTGGGCTGTATAACGAGCGGGTTGGTGCGCTGACCGCGGTCGCACCCGATGCGGAGGCGGCTCAGGCGGTTCTCAGCCAACTGAAAAACACGATCCGCTCCAATTACTCGAATCCGCCGACGCATGGCGGCGCGATTGTCGAGACGGTGCTCGCCGATCCAAAGTTGCGAGCCCAGTGGGAAACCGAATTGTCCACGATGCGTGATCGGATCAACGGGATGCGGACGCTGCTGGTCGAGACGATGAAAGCGACCGGCGTCGAACGCGACTTTTCGTTCATCGCCGATCAAAAGGGAATGTTCTCGTTCTCGGGACTGACCCCGGTGCAAGTCGACGAACTCCGCAACAAGTTTGCGATCTACATCGTCGGCTCAGGCCGCATCAACGTCGCCGGGATCTCTGAGAGCAACGTCGGCAAGCTGTGTGCTGCGATCAAAGCAGTGCTGTAA
- a CDS encoding DinB family protein, whose translation MPDAAAWELVKKSISASCQLFDGHLSEVDKADWFRMPTEGVTHVAWQAGHIAISTYGIGLRLQRGERPADAELGLTNYKELFGQGSTPSADASIYPSAEELHATIKKVFAQVDQEMVEWPLSDLDSALDPPHPRFKTRFEFLAFLPAHNFMHFGQVSLLRRLFGNAPLR comes from the coding sequence ATGCCTGACGCCGCCGCCTGGGAACTTGTTAAGAAGAGCATCTCGGCAAGTTGCCAACTGTTTGACGGTCACTTAAGCGAAGTCGACAAAGCCGATTGGTTTCGCATGCCGACCGAAGGGGTAACGCATGTCGCTTGGCAAGCGGGCCACATCGCTATCTCTACTTACGGAATCGGTCTCCGCCTGCAACGCGGCGAACGTCCGGCCGACGCCGAACTGGGACTGACAAACTACAAAGAGCTATTCGGCCAAGGCTCGACCCCATCGGCGGACGCCAGCATTTACCCGTCGGCTGAAGAACTTCACGCAACGATCAAAAAAGTGTTCGCCCAGGTCGACCAAGAAATGGTCGAGTGGCCGCTGAGCGATCTCGACAGCGCACTCGATCCTCCCCATCCTCGCTTCAAGACGCGGTTCGAGTTTCTCGCGTTCCTACCGGCGCATAACTTCATGCACTTCGGTCAAGTCTCGCTGCTGCGGCGGCTATTCGGCAACGCACCGCTGCGCTAG
- a CDS encoding molybdenum cofactor guanylyltransferase, protein MMQRPIPQSAAILLCGGQSRRMGVEKASLPFGDEALLARIVRIIAPTVTEIMVVAAPQQTLPKLPVPVQIVYDENPGLGPLEGIRCGLASLGSEIDRILVCGCDTPLITTEAVRILFEKLTDPCDAAVATDIQRMHPTFGVYRAHVADIAAQQLRAGERSLHGFVKRLAVAAVPLNELGGDDLLHNVNTPEDYSLALSAAGLPPEKLPPAPSP, encoded by the coding sequence ATGATGCAACGACCCATTCCGCAAAGCGCGGCGATCCTCTTGTGCGGAGGACAAAGTCGCCGGATGGGGGTCGAGAAGGCCTCGCTGCCGTTTGGCGACGAAGCGCTGCTGGCCCGCATCGTACGCATCATCGCACCGACCGTGACCGAAATCATGGTGGTTGCAGCGCCCCAGCAAACATTGCCGAAACTCCCCGTCCCGGTGCAGATCGTCTACGACGAAAATCCAGGGCTCGGGCCGCTGGAAGGGATCCGCTGCGGACTCGCTTCGCTCGGTTCCGAGATCGATCGCATTCTCGTCTGCGGATGCGATACTCCGCTGATTACCACAGAAGCGGTGCGAATATTATTCGAAAAATTGACCGACCCGTGTGACGCGGCGGTCGCGACTGACATCCAACGGATGCATCCCACTTTCGGCGTCTATCGCGCCCATGTCGCCGACATCGCCGCTCAACAACTAAGAGCCGGCGAGCGGTCGCTGCATGGTTTTGTGAAGCGTCTCGCCGTCGCCGCCGTTCCCCTGAATGAGTTGGGCGGCGACGATCTGCTGCACAACGTGAATACGCCGGAAGATTATTCGCTGGCATTGTCGGCGGCTGGCTTGCCGCCAGAAAAATTGCCGCCTGCCCCCTCACCCTAA
- a CDS encoding formylmethanofuran dehydrogenase subunit C, translated as MPLTLTLVQDIAPGIGLREITPQRLASLTPAQIAKIPLSDSDPRIELGALFQLKGDAADQQLRWIGDFSQCDYLGAEMQTGDVVVEGDVGDHAGAAMSGGTLTITGSAGDFVGSPNSGEKRGLQGGVILIHGDAGRELGTRMRRGLIAVAGDVGPLCGYRMLAGTIVVGGKLGKQAGLRMKRGTIVSLSEVRDLPATFHADCEFSPPMLPLLWRELDQQGFPIERAKWERQFRLYSGDAAEMSRGEILSPVS; from the coding sequence ATGCCGTTAACTCTGACCCTTGTTCAAGATATCGCTCCCGGCATCGGTTTGCGAGAGATCACGCCGCAGCGGTTAGCATCGCTGACGCCGGCGCAGATCGCTAAGATTCCCTTAAGCGATAGCGATCCGCGTATCGAACTGGGAGCCCTCTTTCAATTGAAGGGGGACGCCGCCGATCAACAGTTGCGTTGGATCGGCGATTTTTCGCAGTGCGATTATCTGGGGGCTGAGATGCAAACTGGAGACGTCGTCGTCGAAGGGGACGTGGGAGATCATGCCGGCGCGGCGATGTCCGGCGGAACACTGACGATTACCGGCAGCGCTGGGGACTTTGTCGGTAGCCCGAACTCGGGTGAAAAGCGAGGGCTGCAAGGAGGCGTAATCCTGATTCACGGCGACGCCGGCCGCGAACTAGGAACCCGGATGCGCCGCGGCTTGATCGCGGTCGCCGGCGATGTCGGTCCGCTCTGCGGTTATCGCATGTTGGCGGGGACGATCGTGGTTGGAGGGAAGCTCGGCAAGCAGGCGGGGCTACGGATGAAGCGAGGAACGATTGTGTCGCTCTCCGAGGTGCGTGATTTGCCGGCGACGTTTCATGCGGATTGCGAGTTTTCGCCCCCCATGTTGCCGCTGCTCTGGCGCGAACTGGATCAGCAGGGGTTTCCGATCGAACGCGCAAAATGGGAGCGACAATTTCGTCTCTATTCTGGCGATGCGGCGGAGATGTCGCGTGGTGAAATACTTTCGCCGGTTTCGTAA
- a CDS encoding Rho termination factor N-terminal domain-containing protein — protein MDRGKSADRAAEIAARTVNKQRRSEGRTPNKTTQGTGNPNRRLEDRTVDELRNLAADKNVNGRSRMKKAELIQALREK, from the coding sequence CTGGATCGCGGCAAATCGGCAGATCGCGCCGCAGAGATCGCCGCTCGCACCGTCAACAAACAACGGCGCAGCGAAGGCCGGACGCCCAACAAAACGACCCAAGGGACCGGCAATCCCAACCGCCGACTCGAAGACCGCACGGTCGACGAACTGCGCAACTTGGCGGCCGACAAAAACGTGAACGGTCGCAGCCGGATGAAAAAAGCGGAACTGATTCAAGCGCTGCGGGAGAAGTAA
- a CDS encoding ferritin-like domain-containing protein, with translation MKLDSLQKLYVQELKDLYSAENQLLEALPKMEAAASHAELKKAFRDHLSETKTHVGRLEKIFKKLDFEPGGHKCAAMAGLIEEGSELLKSDIEPKVLDAALIAAAQRVEHYEMAGYGTARAFADQLGDHDSADILQLTLNEEGHANQLLTRLAERSVNFLATTAKGE, from the coding sequence GTGAAACTCGACTCACTTCAAAAGCTCTATGTTCAAGAGCTGAAAGATCTCTATAGCGCTGAAAATCAACTGCTGGAAGCGTTGCCCAAGATGGAAGCGGCGGCGAGCCATGCAGAACTGAAGAAAGCGTTTCGAGATCACTTGTCCGAAACGAAAACGCACGTGGGCCGGCTTGAGAAAATCTTTAAGAAGCTCGATTTTGAACCAGGCGGACACAAATGCGCCGCCATGGCTGGGCTGATCGAAGAAGGTTCGGAATTGCTGAAAAGCGATATCGAACCCAAAGTCTTGGACGCGGCGCTCATCGCAGCCGCTCAACGCGTCGAACATTACGAGATGGCAGGCTACGGGACGGCTCGCGCATTCGCGGATCAACTAGGCGATCACGACTCGGCGGATATCTTGCAATTGACTCTCAATGAAGAAGGTCATGCGAATCAATTGCTTACTCGACTAGCCGAGCGAAGCGTTAACTTCCTGGCAACCACGGCGAAAGGAGAGTAG
- a CDS encoding DUF3309 family protein, whose product MLGTILLIVLVLMLLGSVPAWPHSRSWGYGPSGGLGLVVVILLILVLMGRI is encoded by the coding sequence ATGCTCGGAACCATCCTTTTAATTGTGTTAGTTTTAATGCTACTTGGCTCAGTTCCGGCTTGGCCGCACAGCCGGTCCTGGGGCTATGGTCCCAGCGGCGGATTAGGATTGGTTGTGGTCATCCTGCTGATTCTCGTCCTTATGGGACGTATTTAA
- a CDS encoding PA2169 family four-helix-bundle protein: protein MSLETKITLNDKTVAKLQKLIRSNIDSYDGFRESADQIDDAQVAALFREMAADRSTLAAELQDFVVWNGEEAAEDGSYAAAIHRTWIDIRSMLSGGDAYAILCEAERGEDQIKAAYEDVLKETAGSAMNDVLQKQYAQVKAGHDRIRDLRDAFKAKS, encoded by the coding sequence ATGTCATTGGAAACCAAAATTACGCTTAATGATAAGACCGTTGCGAAACTGCAAAAGCTGATTCGCTCCAATATCGACTCGTACGACGGCTTCCGCGAATCGGCGGACCAAATCGACGACGCGCAAGTCGCGGCGCTATTCCGCGAGATGGCGGCAGACCGCTCGACCCTAGCGGCCGAATTGCAAGACTTTGTCGTCTGGAACGGCGAAGAAGCGGCGGAAGACGGCTCGTATGCGGCCGCGATCCATCGTACCTGGATCGACATTCGCAGCATGCTAAGCGGAGGCGACGCCTACGCGATTCTGTGTGAAGCGGAACGAGGCGAAGATCAAATCAAAGCCGCCTACGAAGACGTGCTGAAAGAAACGGCCGGCAGCGCCATGAACGACGTGCTGCAAAAACAATATGCCCAGGTCAAAGCAGGCCACGATCGCATCCGCGATCTCCGCGACGCCTTCAAAGCGAAGTCGTAA
- a CDS encoding MgtC/SapB family protein produces MLEIALKLFAALLVGGVLGWEREKRQKTAGLRTYMLVSLGSAAFMIAGLQLQEDIGPTDLSAVRIDVSRVLAAIIGGIGFLGAGSIIESRGGVRGITTAAGVWVAASGGIACGCGYYDLAAIATILAWVVIVGVGRFERWHFEDDDE; encoded by the coding sequence ATGCTCGAAATTGCCCTCAAACTATTCGCCGCTCTGCTAGTCGGCGGCGTGCTTGGCTGGGAACGCGAGAAGCGCCAGAAGACGGCCGGCCTGCGCACCTACATGCTGGTCTCGCTTGGATCCGCGGCTTTTATGATCGCTGGACTCCAACTGCAGGAAGATATTGGACCAACCGATTTGTCGGCGGTACGCATCGACGTCTCGCGCGTTTTAGCAGCGATCATCGGCGGGATTGGCTTTCTTGGCGCCGGTTCGATCATCGAGTCGCGCGGCGGCGTTCGCGGCATTACCACCGCCGCAGGCGTCTGGGTCGCCGCGTCCGGCGGTATCGCCTGTGGATGCGGTTACTATGATCTGGCGGCTATAGCCACCATCTTGGCCTGGGTGGTGATTGTCGGCGTGGGACGATTTGAGCGGTGGCATTTCGAAGACGACGACGAGTAG
- a CDS encoding NADPH-dependent assimilatory sulfite reductase hemoprotein subunit yields the protein MSTDQALSPVDEFKRDSNYLRGEIAQEFVDGSDHFGKSSIQLMKHFGVYQQDDRDMRSANRAAGGGKSYIFMIRTRIPAGVLTAEQMLVELDLCDELGNETLRITSRQGLQHHGVMKEGLQPLAQKLKQVGLSTLGACGDVNRNVMCCPAPLFGDSVRRQMQETASQLADHFAPKTGAYREIFLQDPETGEKEKIATGEVVEPLYGKQYLPRKFKMGMALPEDNCIDVYTHDLGMICVHENGEILGYNILVGGGQGRTPSADKTFPALGQRLTFVTPDQLIPAIEAVVKVQRDFGNREDRKVARMKYLIHNWGLEKFKAKVEEYYGSSLPEPHPADVHGFDDHKGWCAQGDGKWFYGLNVENGRIKDDETMQLKTAIRKICRQFNPGIRLTSHQDIIFSDINEADKEALIEILKSHQVPLTEDISNVRRWSMACVAWPTCGLSITESERALPGIIDGLEAELAKLGLAAEEFTVRMTGCPNGCARPYNSDVGLVGRAKEKYTVFLGGRLLGNRLSFLYKDMVPADDVTPELAKVFAFFKAAREEGESFGDFCHRQGKEAIEAAVSQ from the coding sequence ATGTCGACTGATCAAGCCCTCAGCCCGGTGGACGAATTCAAACGCGATAGCAACTACTTGCGCGGTGAGATCGCCCAGGAGTTTGTGGACGGCAGCGATCATTTCGGCAAATCGAGCATCCAGTTGATGAAGCACTTCGGCGTCTATCAGCAAGACGACCGCGATATGCGGAGCGCCAACCGAGCCGCCGGCGGGGGCAAGTCCTACATTTTCATGATCCGCACCCGCATTCCGGCCGGCGTGCTGACCGCCGAACAAATGCTGGTCGAACTTGATCTGTGTGACGAACTGGGGAACGAGACGCTCCGGATCACCAGCCGCCAAGGCTTGCAGCATCACGGCGTGATGAAAGAAGGGCTGCAGCCGCTGGCCCAAAAGCTCAAACAAGTTGGCCTGTCAACGCTAGGCGCTTGCGGCGACGTCAATCGTAACGTGATGTGTTGCCCTGCTCCGCTGTTTGGGGACAGCGTCCGTCGCCAGATGCAGGAAACCGCCTCGCAATTGGCCGATCATTTTGCCCCCAAGACCGGCGCCTATCGCGAGATCTTCCTGCAAGATCCCGAAACCGGCGAAAAGGAAAAAATCGCCACCGGTGAAGTGGTCGAACCGCTTTACGGCAAACAGTACCTGCCGCGCAAATTCAAAATGGGGATGGCGCTGCCCGAAGACAACTGCATTGACGTCTACACGCACGACCTGGGCATGATCTGCGTGCACGAAAACGGCGAGATCCTCGGCTACAATATCTTGGTCGGCGGCGGCCAAGGTCGCACGCCGAGCGCGGACAAGACGTTCCCCGCTTTGGGGCAACGACTGACCTTCGTCACGCCGGATCAATTGATCCCGGCCATCGAAGCGGTCGTCAAAGTGCAACGCGACTTCGGCAACCGCGAAGACCGCAAGGTCGCCCGCATGAAGTACCTGATCCATAACTGGGGTCTAGAAAAATTCAAAGCGAAGGTCGAAGAGTACTACGGCAGTTCGCTGCCTGAGCCGCATCCGGCCGACGTGCACGGCTTTGATGATCACAAAGGCTGGTGCGCCCAAGGAGACGGCAAGTGGTTCTACGGCTTGAACGTCGAAAACGGCCGGATCAAAGATGACGAAACGATGCAGCTGAAAACGGCGATCCGCAAGATCTGCCGCCAGTTCAATCCCGGCATTCGCCTGACCAGTCATCAAGACATTATCTTCAGCGATATCAACGAGGCCGACAAAGAGGCTTTGATCGAGATCCTGAAATCGCACCAAGTGCCGCTGACCGAAGATATCTCGAACGTCCGTCGCTGGTCGATGGCCTGCGTTGCTTGGCCAACCTGCGGCTTGTCGATCACCGAGAGCGAACGAGCGCTTCCCGGCATCATCGATGGCCTGGAAGCGGAACTTGCGAAGCTGGGTCTCGCGGCCGAAGAGTTCACTGTTCGCATGACCGGTTGTCCCAACGGCTGCGCTCGTCCTTACAACAGCGACGTCGGCCTGGTCGGTCGCGCCAAAGAAAAATATACCGTCTTCTTGGGCGGACGCTTGCTCGGCAACCGCTTGAGCTTCCTCTACAAAGACATGGTTCCGGCCGACGACGTTACGCCGGAACTGGCCAAGGTCTTCGCGTTCTTCAAAGCGGCGCGAGAAGAAGGCGAGAGCTTTGGCGACTTCTGCCATCGCCAAGGGAAAGAAGCGATCGAAGCGGCCGTCAGCCAATAA
- the folD gene encoding bifunctional methylenetetrahydrofolate dehydrogenase/methenyltetrahydrofolate cyclohydrolase FolD — protein MAAKILDGKAIAQQIEVEIHERTAAFQAKTGRQPGLAAVLVGDDPASQVYVRNKERACARVGIQSHMHRLPEDTTAAGLLALIAQLNADPAVSGILVQLPLPAGIDPTPILDAIDPAKDVDCFHPQNVGLVSQGRPRFLPCTPHGVLQILHRSGISAAGKHAVIIGRSEIVGKPMALMLMQKDSTCGSSAANATVTVCHSRTADMPAICRTADILIAAIGKPKFVTADMVKPGAAVIDVGINRTDDGLCGDVDFDSVKEVASAITPVPGGVGPLTVVMLMENTLRAAEWQAATGK, from the coding sequence ATGGCGGCGAAAATCTTGGACGGTAAAGCGATCGCCCAGCAGATCGAAGTCGAGATTCACGAGCGGACCGCCGCATTTCAGGCCAAAACGGGGCGACAGCCCGGCTTGGCGGCGGTATTGGTCGGCGATGACCCGGCCAGCCAGGTTTATGTGCGGAATAAGGAGCGTGCTTGTGCTCGCGTCGGCATTCAAAGTCACATGCATCGGTTGCCGGAGGATACGACCGCCGCAGGGCTGTTGGCGCTGATCGCTCAGCTGAACGCTGATCCGGCGGTGAGCGGGATCCTGGTTCAACTGCCGTTGCCGGCCGGAATCGATCCGACGCCGATCCTGGATGCGATTGACCCGGCCAAAGACGTCGACTGCTTCCATCCCCAGAATGTCGGGTTAGTCTCGCAAGGTCGCCCGCGGTTTCTCCCCTGTACGCCGCATGGCGTGCTGCAGATCCTGCATCGCAGCGGCATCTCCGCCGCCGGCAAACATGCTGTAATTATTGGTCGCAGCGAAATCGTCGGCAAGCCGATGGCGCTGATGCTAATGCAAAAAGACTCAACCTGCGGATCCTCGGCCGCCAATGCGACGGTCACCGTTTGTCATAGCCGTACCGCCGATATGCCGGCCATTTGCCGCACCGCCGATATCTTGATCGCCGCGATCGGCAAGCCAAAATTTGTAACCGCCGACATGGTCAAGCCGGGCGCCGCCGTGATCGATGTCGGCATCAATCGAACCGACGACGGTTTGTGCGGGGATGTCGACTTTGACAGCGTCAAAGAAGTCGCCTCGGCGATTACGCCAGTGCCGGGAGGCGTCGGCCCGTTGACGGTCGTCATGCTAATGGAAAACACGCTTCGCGCCGCCGAGTGGCAAGCGGCGACTGGTAAATGA